The Polluticoccus soli sequence GAATAGATAGCATCGCCTTGCACTATACAGTGGTGCAGGATGCCAAAATATGGTGTGAACCTATTTCCATCGATCAGCAGTAATCCAGGTCGGGTTGTAAGCTGGTCCACAGCTATATGCATGGCTTTGAACGAGGCTTTCAGAATATTAATGCGATCTATCTCTTCATGATCGACCATAGCAACAGCCCAGGCAACAGCTTTGCGCTCGATAATGGGACGCAACTTGTTACGCTCTTCAGCGGTGAGCTGTTTACTGTCATTTAACAACGGGTGAGAAAATCGCTGGGGGAGGATAACTGCAGCAGCAAACACAGGGCCCGCAAGGCAACCACGTCCGGCTTCGTCACAACCGGCTTCTATCAGTTCTTTTTGAAATCGAAGCTTCACAACCCTGCAATTCTTTTACAAAGAACCCATTTTTGCCGCAGGCCGCACAATTTTCAGCCGCCGATTTATACACATTGCCAATAAAAAAATAAGGACCCTGGAAAGGGTCCTTCACATATAAGGGATAAGAGAGAGCTAGTTTGTACCTCAAACTTTGTTTGAGTTGTCGCCACAACCATAATTGCTTTGACACCTCAAGATTAGTGCGTAAAAAACTGGCAGCAAAATTTTTAGAAGACCTTAACGGTGCGTTTGCAACTCGTTAACCAACGGTTAACAAATGGTTTTATCGGTCAGCCAACAGGATCTGCCAGGCTTTTTCCACCTGTCCCGCGTCCAGCAGCTCTTTGGCGTAAACGTGCAGTATTTTTTGCGCTTCAATCGTTTTCGCATCGTTATTTTTCAATATATTTTGCAAACGATCATCATTTATGGCAGTTTTCTCTGGTATTGCGGTGTAATTGCCCAGCAGTCCAAGATCGTTACCTGTTAACACATTGCTATTACGGATATTAATTGGCAATGCATCTATCCCTATACCTAACTGGATGTTCGGTTTGGGCACTTCAAACACAGAATTTCCCGAAGCCCTGCAGTAATAATCGGCACCCATCCGTGCTACGAGGTCTATTTTGTGTGGATCGATCTTACCGGTCTCATCCAGCACGCTGTCGTCCACGTGCATACACACCAGTTCGCAGATGATAAGGTTGCCGGCTCCGCCCTCATGACCCGTCTCTATCACTTGTTTCACTTTACACTCCATCTGAACCGGCGATTCCTTTACGCGGAAAGGGCGCACCATTTCGGAGGCCAGAGGCGTAAACCCTGCCTTCTCAAATTCGTTAACACCTTTTGGGTATTCGCAACTGGTTAAGCTGGCTTGTTGTACCATAGAATAACTCACCACATTGATCACCACCTCTTTAGTCGCATAAATGTTCTCCAGCGTATGTTTAATGGTATTGTCGCGGACGCGACGAGCTGGGGAGAATATCAGGATCGGCGGCTTGCTGCCGAAAACGTTAAAAAAACTGAAAGGCGAAAGATTGGGAAAGCCGTTCTCGTCAACGGTACTGGCAAAGCAAATAGGACGGGGCGCTACTGAGCCAAGCAGATAGCTGTGCAGTTGCGCCGTTTTTATCTCACCGGGAATGATTCTCATGGTGCAAAATAACGCACTATCTGTGGTACCCCCTAAAATTAACAATCAATTCAGGCTCTGCCGTTGCTGTTGGGCTTGAATGGCATCATTTTTTTCCTTGATAGGTGTTGTTGTAAGGACAATGTGTATTGAATCATTAACAAGTAAAATTTTTATTATGAAAAGCCTTGAGAAGATAAAGAATGTGGTTGTGATGTTTGTCCTGGCTATGTTATCAACCGTTTATGCAATGGCACAGGAAACACCATCAGGATCAGGTGTTGACGTGAATGTGACCCGTACAGAGACTACTACATGGTATACTAATCCATGGGTTTGGATAGTTGGTGTTGCCGTATTCATTCTGCTGTTTGCAGCCATAGTACGTGGTGGTAGCCGTACCGACGCTTAGTTGTAAGAGTTTAAGGCAAAAAAAAATCGCAGCATGCTAAAAACATGCTGCGATTGCCGTTTACCTATGTTTACTCCTATGCTCTTCTTTTCAGAAGCTTAGCCAAAGATAATTTGTCATTTTTTCCGGCTGAACTCAATTGCGACGAATCGGTAAGAACTAGCGATGAGGGGACCTATTTAAAATTTAAGTGGTATATCCACTCCAGTCTTATCCCATTCTATGCTCAACTGGCCGCTGTCGACTGTATAG is a genomic window containing:
- a CDS encoding ribonuclease HII, giving the protein MKLRFQKELIEAGCDEAGRGCLAGPVFAAAVILPQRFSHPLLNDSKQLTAEERNKLRPIIERKAVAWAVAMVDHEEIDRINILKASFKAMHIAVDQLTTRPGLLLIDGNRFTPYFGILHHCIVQGDAIYSSIAAASILAKTHRDEYMQKLHLEHPQYGWNENKGYGTPFHREQLRIHGESPFHRKSFKWNKEALAEELLEEESD
- a CDS encoding flavin reductase family protein; translated protein: MRIIPGEIKTAQLHSYLLGSVAPRPICFASTVDENGFPNLSPFSFFNVFGSKPPILIFSPARRVRDNTIKHTLENIYATKEVVINVVSYSMVQQASLTSCEYPKGVNEFEKAGFTPLASEMVRPFRVKESPVQMECKVKQVIETGHEGGAGNLIICELVCMHVDDSVLDETGKIDPHKIDLVARMGADYYCRASGNSVFEVPKPNIQLGIGIDALPINIRNSNVLTGNDLGLLGNYTAIPEKTAINDDRLQNILKNNDAKTIEAQKILHVYAKELLDAGQVEKAWQILLADR